In Rhinatrema bivittatum chromosome 1, aRhiBiv1.1, whole genome shotgun sequence, a single genomic region encodes these proteins:
- the LOC115098101 gene encoding taste receptor type 2 member 7-like codes for MLSTVQTVTLIILAAFTALGSVVNGFIVAVNGIDWVKSRHLNSIDVILTCLAAARFCFQWGMLLESILIIVYPDLLNQAESANKLLFTWVFLDLSSFWFACCLSVFYCTKIASFSHPLFIFLKLKIPGIVPWMLLGSVLASIVTSIPTAWGLCKLYHSNSTTGLFPNNSNVINCTLAWELCKEHQYNFTKRITPNAGGLNGFWMSGESPWTLIFSFGIAAYPALHSVILILSNCKLRQSWARILHHGKCPSGRETSQTINQDSEQ; via the exons ATGTTATCTACAGTTCAGACTGTCACACTGATCATCCTCGCTGCTTTTACAGCGCTAGGGAGTGTGGTCAATGGATTCATTGTGGCTGTGAATGGCATTGACTGGGTGAAGAGCAGACATCTGAATTCAATTGATGTcattctgacctgccttgctgcAGCTAGATTCTGCTTCCAATGGGGAATGTTGCTGGAGAGTATCTTAATTATAGTTTATCCAGACTTACTTAATCAAGCAGAATCTGCCAACAAATTATTGTTTACCTGGGTATTTCTAGATCTTTCTAGCTTCTGGTTTGCATGCTGCCTTTCGGTCTTCTATTGTACTAAGATTGCCAGTTtcagccaccccctcttcatctTTCTGAAACTGAAGATCCCTGGGATAGTGCCCTGGATGCTCCTGGGCTCCGTGCTGGCATCCATAGTCACCAGCATTCCCACAGCCTGGGGATTGTGCAAGTTATACCACAGCAACTCCACCACTGGTCTCTTCCCAAACAACAGCAATGTCATCAATTGTACATTAGCCTGGGAATTATGCAAGGAACATCAATACAATTTCACCAAGAGGATCACACCAAATGCAGGTGGATTGAATGGG TTCTGGATGTCCGGTGAAAGCCCCTGGACATTGATTTTTTCATTTGGAATTGCTGCCTACCCCGCTCTGCACTCTGTGATTCTGATTCTGAGCAATTGCAAGCTCAGACAATCCTGGGCAAGGATTCTCCATCATGGAAAGTGCCCTTCAGGAAGAGAAACCTCTCAAACCATCAATCAGGATTCTGAACAGTGA